A window of Fictibacillus halophilus contains these coding sequences:
- a CDS encoding carbohydrate ABC transporter permease, whose amino-acid sequence MTHRKTAALLSIIPGMGQFYNKQFVKGFAFLFLAICYFIAFLDFLNIGLWGIVTLGTEVPRDHSIFLLVNGVISILVVGIGLGFYYFNIYDAFQNGKKRDNGVKLNTLKEQYHNVVDKGFPYLMVGPGFLLLIFVVIFPIIFMLLLAFTNYNLYNSPPAKLVDWVGFKNFIEIFSLDIWRETFISVFAWTIIWTFTATTLQVSVGIFLAVVLNQKEIKFKGIIRTLLILPWAVPAFVSILIFSGLFNDTFGAINQSILAPFGIDSIPWMTDPFYTKVALIFIQSWLGFPFIMAMTTGVLQSIPGELYEAATVDGASNWDKFRKITLPMVLFTTAPILITQYTFNFNNFNVIYLFNNGGPAVADQNAGGTDILISWIYNLTMTSAQYSKAAAVTVLLSLIIVSLALWQFRKTKSFKDEGMI is encoded by the coding sequence ATGACACACCGTAAGACGGCAGCTTTGCTGTCAATCATTCCAGGAATGGGGCAATTTTATAACAAGCAATTTGTTAAAGGTTTCGCATTCTTGTTTTTGGCAATTTGTTATTTTATAGCATTTCTTGATTTTCTAAACATTGGACTATGGGGAATTGTAACGCTTGGAACGGAAGTACCTAGAGATCACTCCATCTTCTTACTTGTTAACGGCGTAATCTCTATACTTGTAGTAGGCATTGGATTAGGATTTTACTACTTTAATATCTATGATGCCTTCCAAAACGGTAAAAAACGTGATAACGGCGTAAAACTTAACACACTAAAAGAGCAATATCACAATGTAGTAGACAAAGGGTTTCCTTATTTAATGGTTGGACCTGGATTTTTATTGTTAATCTTCGTTGTTATTTTTCCAATCATCTTTATGTTGTTGTTAGCATTTACGAACTACAACTTATACAACTCCCCACCAGCAAAGCTTGTTGACTGGGTTGGATTTAAAAACTTTATTGAAATTTTCTCTTTAGACATTTGGCGTGAGACGTTTATCTCTGTATTTGCCTGGACGATTATCTGGACATTCACGGCTACAACACTTCAAGTTTCTGTAGGTATTTTCTTAGCAGTTGTATTGAACCAGAAAGAAATTAAGTTTAAAGGGATCATTCGTACACTATTGATCTTGCCTTGGGCTGTACCTGCTTTCGTATCGATCTTAATTTTCTCAGGTCTTTTCAATGATACATTCGGAGCGATCAACCAATCTATTTTAGCACCATTTGGAATCGATTCCATACCTTGGATGACTGATCCTTTCTATACGAAGGTGGCTTTAATCTTTATTCAATCATGGCTCGGTTTCCCGTTCATCATGGCGATGACAACAGGTGTGCTTCAGTCTATTCCTGGTGAACTTTATGAAGCTGCAACTGTGGATGGGGCATCGAACTGGGATAAATTCCGTAAGATCACACTTCCGATGGTCTTATTTACAACAGCACCAATATTAATTACGCAATACACGTTCAACTTTAATAACTTTAACGTTATCTATCTATTTAACAACGGTGGACCTGCAGTAGCTGATCAAAATGCAGGTGGGACAGACATCTTGATCTCTTGGATATACAACTTAACAATGACTTCAGCACAATACAGCAAGGCTGCAGCTGTAACTGTATTATTATCTTTAATCATCGTGTCACTGGCATTGTGGCAGTTTAGAAAGACGAAATCATTTAAGGACGAAGGAATGATTTAA
- a CDS encoding sugar ABC transporter permease — MSIKTARRIRLTLSYLVLLSAIAIVVYPILWVIGSSFNPGNTLSSSTIIPKNATLAHYKELFAETDYLIWYWNTLKICFITMVLSVIFIGLTAYAFSRYKFVGRKNGLLLFLILQMIPQFVAILAIYILAYQVGLLDTHFALILVYVGGLIPMNTYLAKNYYDTIPKELDESARIDGAGHFRIFWQIILPLSKPILAVIALFSFISPFADFILASILISSDEKMTLAVGLFNMIKNEFGNSFTLFAAGSVLVAIPIGLLFLSLQRYFISGLTAGGTKG; from the coding sequence ATGAGTATAAAAACAGCAAGAAGAATACGATTAACTCTGTCCTATCTAGTTTTATTGTCAGCGATTGCAATCGTGGTCTATCCAATCCTTTGGGTAATAGGTTCTTCCTTTAACCCTGGGAACACTTTATCCAGTTCGACGATCATTCCCAAAAATGCGACTCTCGCTCATTATAAAGAGCTATTTGCTGAGACTGACTATTTGATCTGGTACTGGAACACATTAAAAATTTGTTTTATTACAATGGTTCTTTCTGTTATCTTTATCGGCTTAACGGCTTATGCATTCTCAAGATATAAGTTTGTTGGACGTAAGAATGGCTTGCTTCTTTTCTTAATTTTGCAGATGATTCCACAATTTGTAGCTATTCTTGCAATCTATATTCTTGCTTATCAAGTAGGATTGCTTGATACACACTTTGCCTTAATTCTTGTATATGTTGGTGGTTTAATCCCAATGAACACATACTTGGCAAAGAACTATTACGATACGATTCCAAAAGAACTAGACGAATCTGCGCGAATTGACGGCGCTGGTCACTTTCGTATCTTTTGGCAGATCATCCTGCCGCTTTCAAAGCCAATCTTAGCGGTAATCGCACTATTTAGTTTCATCTCACCGTTCGCTGATTTTATCTTAGCGTCCATTCTGATCAGTTCAGATGAAAAGATGACACTTGCGGTTGGTCTGTTTAACATGATTAAGAATGAATTCGGCAACAGTTTTACATTGTTTGCAGCGGGTTCTGTATTAGTAGCGATTCCGATCGGTCTCTTATTCTTATCATTGCAGCGTTACTTTATCTCTGGCTTAACTGCTGGCGGTACAAAAGGTTAA
- a CDS encoding alpha-amylase family glycosyl hydrolase, with the protein MGKRMIFLAMSFLLFLSVQNKALAEKKEERSWKDETIYFIMVDRFNNGDKDNDFDVDLNDPAAYHGGDFKGIMDNLDYLDDLGVTAIWLTPVVKNEPGGYHGYWTENFYETEEHFGSKDELKQLVKKAHDRDIKVILDLVVNHTGYKHPWLDEESKKNWFHPEMEIGNWDNQEEVENGWLAGLPDLNTENNETRKYLLDMAEYWIKETDIDGYRLDTVKHVPKDFWQEFSERVNRAKPGFYLIGEVWHNDPRYIAEYNKAGIQSFVDYPLFNEMVRIFRQSGQSLSELNAVWERNKFYYKDPYTLGNFIDNHDNIRFVRESLLKQEDPEKRLKLALTYLYSAPGIPILYQGTEHMMDGAKDPDNRRMMDFSQNKEFETFTSKLGKLRQKHPALRRGDYSLIVDKDGKAVFKRKYQDETLYIAFNNDKKKSAISFSDKSLHNKKLVSLLSDEEIKVNDTSVEMNMAGESADIYTVQEADSDWKLYLIAAAIILLLLSSFYIYNKRKKRALKS; encoded by the coding sequence ATGGGCAAAAGAATGATATTCTTGGCTATGTCGTTTCTTCTTTTTTTATCTGTTCAAAATAAAGCGCTTGCAGAAAAAAAGGAAGAACGATCATGGAAAGACGAAACGATCTATTTTATCATGGTGGACCGGTTTAATAATGGAGACAAAGATAACGATTTTGATGTTGATCTTAATGACCCTGCAGCATACCATGGGGGAGACTTCAAAGGGATCATGGACAACCTTGATTATCTAGATGATCTTGGTGTTACAGCCATCTGGCTGACCCCTGTGGTTAAGAATGAACCAGGAGGCTATCACGGTTACTGGACGGAGAATTTCTATGAAACAGAAGAACATTTTGGTTCAAAGGATGAGTTGAAACAGCTTGTAAAAAAAGCACATGATCGTGATATAAAAGTGATATTAGATCTTGTTGTAAATCATACAGGATATAAACATCCTTGGTTAGATGAGGAGTCAAAAAAGAATTGGTTCCACCCAGAGATGGAGATCGGCAACTGGGATAACCAAGAAGAAGTTGAGAACGGTTGGCTTGCTGGATTACCTGATCTTAACACAGAAAACAATGAAACGCGTAAGTATTTGCTCGACATGGCTGAATATTGGATCAAAGAAACAGATATAGATGGCTACCGTTTGGATACGGTGAAACATGTGCCAAAAGATTTTTGGCAAGAGTTTTCAGAACGTGTTAATCGGGCTAAGCCCGGATTCTATTTGATCGGTGAAGTTTGGCACAACGACCCAAGATATATTGCTGAGTACAATAAAGCTGGAATTCAATCGTTTGTAGATTATCCCTTGTTTAATGAGATGGTTCGTATCTTTAGACAAAGTGGCCAATCGCTTTCCGAGTTGAATGCTGTATGGGAGCGAAACAAGTTTTATTATAAAGATCCGTATACGTTAGGAAACTTTATAGATAATCATGATAATATTCGATTCGTGCGTGAATCACTGCTGAAGCAAGAAGATCCAGAAAAAAGGCTCAAGCTCGCTCTTACTTACCTATACTCGGCACCTGGTATTCCTATCCTCTATCAAGGAACAGAGCATATGATGGATGGAGCCAAGGATCCTGATAACCGCCGTATGATGGATTTTTCTCAAAATAAGGAGTTCGAAACATTCACATCAAAATTAGGAAAGCTTAGACAAAAACATCCGGCACTTAGACGTGGCGATTATTCGTTGATTGTTGATAAAGATGGAAAAGCCGTCTTTAAACGAAAATATCAGGATGAAACACTTTATATCGCTTTTAACAATGATAAAAAGAAGTCTGCTATTTCTTTCTCGGATAAAAGCCTTCATAATAAAAAACTTGTGAGTCTGTTATCAGACGAAGAGATAAAGGTGAACGATACTTCTGTTGAAATGAATATGGCTGGGGAATCAGCTGATATTTATACTGTACAAGAAGCAGATTCCGATTGGAAGCTCTACTTAATAGCAGCAGCAATAATCTTACTATTGTTGAGTTCTTTCTATATTTATAATAAAAGAAAAAAACGCGCTTTAAAGAGTTGA
- a CDS encoding LacI family DNA-binding transcriptional regulator has translation MSVTIKDVAKLADVAPSTVSRVIANNPRISEKTKRKVKEAMDYLGYHPNFNARSLANRSTQAIGLVMPSSADKAFQNPFFPEVIRGISTIAHEQEYALYMSTGNTEDEIFEGVVRMVQGRRVDGIVMLYSRVDDRIMCYLQEQKFPFTVIGKPFKNAETITHIDNDNFKAAQEMTEYLISLGHERIGFVGGNLNLVVTIDRLLGYEKAIRNAGLPYKDEYIVHEEFLKEGGQEAVKELLALQEPPSALLVIDDVMSFGVLSTLNELGVSVPDDISLLSFNNVMLSELSSPSLTSVDINIFKLGYEAAKGLLECIQCPEKEAKRVVVPFQLIERQTCSKVSGK, from the coding sequence ATGTCAGTTACGATAAAAGACGTAGCAAAATTAGCAGATGTTGCACCCTCAACCGTTTCAAGGGTAATCGCGAATAATCCTCGTATATCTGAAAAAACAAAGAGAAAAGTAAAAGAAGCGATGGACTATCTTGGCTATCATCCAAACTTTAACGCTAGAAGTCTTGCAAACCGAAGCACACAGGCGATCGGACTTGTCATGCCAAGTTCTGCTGACAAAGCTTTTCAAAATCCGTTTTTTCCAGAAGTAATCAGAGGAATAAGTACCATTGCACATGAACAAGAATACGCTCTATACATGTCGACAGGAAATACAGAAGATGAAATCTTCGAAGGTGTTGTACGAATGGTACAGGGTCGTCGAGTGGATGGTATCGTAATGCTGTATTCACGTGTAGATGATCGAATCATGTGTTACCTACAAGAGCAGAAATTTCCTTTCACAGTAATCGGTAAACCGTTTAAAAACGCCGAGACTATCACACATATAGATAACGACAACTTCAAAGCTGCTCAAGAAATGACAGAGTATCTGATATCACTCGGTCATGAACGAATTGGATTTGTAGGAGGAAATTTAAATCTAGTTGTAACCATCGACCGACTATTAGGCTATGAAAAAGCCATACGAAATGCGGGTCTGCCATATAAAGATGAATACATCGTGCATGAAGAGTTCTTAAAAGAAGGTGGGCAAGAAGCGGTTAAGGAGCTTCTCGCTTTACAAGAGCCTCCGTCAGCACTTCTTGTTATTGATGACGTTATGTCCTTCGGTGTGCTGAGCACTTTAAACGAGCTTGGGGTTAGCGTACCCGATGATATCTCATTACTAAGTTTCAACAACGTAATGTTATCTGAACTCTCATCACCTTCACTAACATCTGTAGACATCAATATCTTTAAACTCGGTTATGAAGCGGCTAAGGGACTGCTAGAATGTATTCAATGTCCAGAAAAAGAAGCGAAACGAGTAGTCGTACCATTTCAGTTGATCGAAAGACAAACGTGCAGTAAGGTTAGCGGGAAGTGA
- the ligD gene encoding non-homologous end-joining DNA ligase: MGKPSKEQIDLNVNGEIVTLTSPNKPLWPDQDIVKVEYINYLTQISPYMLPFLKERALTVIRYPHGVSEEKFYQKNCPDYAPHYVHTDMEEDINYIVCNNLPTLLWLGNQLAFEFHIPYRTVENVHPSEIVMDLDPPSRKEFHLSVEAALMIKEVCDKLHLTTFIKTSGNKGMQIYIPLPEQAATFEDSRLFTEFLAQYLIEREPKWFTIERLKKNRGNRCYVDYIQHAEGKTIIAPYSVRGNDDALVATPLYWNEVNASLKPEQFPLTSIIDRIKDIGDPFKDFFSCKSKQPILPVIKALNEKSL; this comes from the coding sequence ATGGGAAAGCCTTCAAAAGAACAAATAGATCTTAACGTAAACGGTGAAATCGTAACTTTAACAAGCCCTAACAAACCACTTTGGCCGGATCAAGATATTGTTAAAGTTGAATATATTAATTATTTGACCCAAATTTCGCCTTATATGCTGCCATTTTTAAAAGAACGTGCTTTAACGGTCATTAGATATCCTCATGGAGTAAGTGAGGAAAAGTTCTATCAAAAGAATTGTCCAGATTATGCCCCTCACTATGTACATACGGATATGGAAGAAGATATTAATTATATCGTTTGTAATAACTTACCTACATTGCTCTGGTTAGGAAACCAGCTCGCATTTGAGTTTCACATTCCTTATCGAACAGTTGAAAATGTTCACCCCTCAGAGATCGTGATGGATTTAGATCCTCCCTCTCGTAAGGAATTTCATCTTTCGGTAGAAGCCGCGCTAATGATAAAGGAAGTTTGTGACAAGTTACATCTCACCACATTCATCAAAACAAGTGGTAATAAGGGGATGCAGATCTATATACCATTACCTGAACAAGCAGCTACGTTCGAAGATTCACGACTATTCACAGAGTTTCTTGCGCAATATTTAATCGAACGTGAGCCGAAATGGTTTACGATCGAACGATTAAAAAAGAACCGTGGGAACCGGTGCTATGTTGATTACATTCAGCACGCAGAAGGCAAAACGATTATTGCTCCCTATTCTGTAAGAGGAAACGATGATGCTTTAGTTGCTACTCCTCTATACTGGAATGAAGTGAATGCTTCATTAAAGCCTGAGCAGTTTCCGCTTACTTCAATCATTGATCGGATAAAAGATATAGGTGACCCGTTTAAAGATTTTTTTTCTTGTAAAAGCAAACAGCCTATCCTACCTGTCATTAAGGCTCTAAACGAAAAAAGCCTCTGA
- a CDS encoding RNA ligase family protein — MIQHFLKPMLPSLSNELPEENHWVYEIKYDGFRCLLFWDHANVIMTSRNGHPFHTIFPEVVDHLKTLENNVKHLFPILLDGELCILENENKANFELIQKRGRLKQPDKIEQASRQYPSSYCAFDLLAIEGEYIHRHSFLDRKEKLQNLLQLTGVQTNKISTDSRLNFINFTSRSSEIRNRVQIDKSEGIVAKKLSSKWNPGIRTNEWIKVKNLKFHPFILLGYDTENGFFHVGVIKDHSVQFVGLFSHGISPQEKEALIQIIKKNIASRNGSLFLIEPSICVELSYLELYKNQLRQPRFVSFRFDTNWEECTWESLQKNK, encoded by the coding sequence ATGATTCAACACTTTTTAAAGCCCATGCTTCCTTCTCTTTCAAACGAATTGCCTGAAGAGAATCATTGGGTATATGAAATTAAATATGACGGTTTTAGATGTTTACTTTTTTGGGATCATGCGAATGTTATCATGACATCTAGAAACGGTCATCCTTTTCATACTATTTTTCCTGAGGTTGTAGATCACCTAAAAACGCTCGAGAATAACGTTAAACACTTATTTCCTATTCTTTTAGATGGAGAACTATGTATTCTTGAAAACGAAAATAAAGCCAATTTTGAACTCATTCAAAAAAGAGGCAGATTAAAACAACCTGATAAAATTGAACAAGCTTCTAGACAATATCCTTCTTCTTATTGCGCGTTTGATCTGCTCGCTATAGAGGGTGAGTACATTCATCGACATTCATTCTTAGATCGAAAAGAAAAATTGCAAAATCTGCTTCAGCTTACAGGTGTTCAAACTAATAAGATCTCAACCGATAGCCGTCTAAACTTTATTAATTTCACTTCAAGAAGTTCTGAAATCAGGAATAGAGTTCAGATTGATAAAAGTGAAGGAATTGTAGCAAAAAAGCTTTCAAGTAAATGGAATCCAGGGATTCGAACAAATGAATGGATCAAAGTAAAAAATCTTAAATTCCATCCTTTTATTTTGTTAGGTTATGATACAGAGAACGGTTTTTTTCATGTTGGCGTGATCAAAGATCATTCCGTTCAATTTGTCGGATTATTCTCTCATGGCATTTCTCCTCAAGAGAAGGAAGCATTGATTCAAATTATTAAGAAAAATATTGCAAGCAGGAACGGATCTCTCTTTTTGATAGAGCCGTCTATCTGTGTAGAACTCTCATATTTAGAACTATATAAAAATCAGTTGAGACAGCCAAGGTTTGTTTCATTCCGTTTTGATACAAACTGGGAGGAATGTACATGGGAAAGCCTTCAAAAGAACAAATAG
- a CDS encoding Ku protein has translation MHTMWKGAISFGLVNIPIKLFAATENKDIKMRYLHEKCHSPVQYEKICPVCEETVDSKEIVKGYEYEPGKFVVVEKEELDELAGVSDKSIEIIDFIKLEEIDPIFYNRSYFVGPGENGTKSFALLKKAMEDTGKIGLAKFTLRSKEHLAAVRVYKNGLVLETIFYPDEVRNVDHVPGLTDEVSLNEKEVEMAKQLIEHLTAPFEPEKYADEYREAVLELINSKISGDEVKVAKEKPKTNVVDLMEALQASINESKGKESSDNGKKTKETASKKSKDSTEPKPKKKKSTAKKKASS, from the coding sequence ATGCACACGATGTGGAAAGGTGCAATTAGCTTTGGTCTTGTGAATATACCGATCAAGTTGTTTGCCGCAACTGAAAATAAAGATATTAAAATGAGATATTTACATGAAAAGTGTCATAGTCCTGTTCAATATGAAAAGATTTGCCCTGTATGTGAAGAGACTGTGGATTCCAAAGAAATCGTTAAAGGCTATGAATATGAACCCGGAAAATTTGTAGTTGTTGAAAAAGAAGAACTTGATGAATTAGCAGGTGTATCTGATAAATCGATCGAGATCATTGATTTTATTAAATTAGAAGAGATTGATCCCATCTTTTATAATCGTTCTTATTTCGTTGGACCTGGCGAGAACGGCACAAAATCTTTCGCTCTCTTGAAAAAAGCTATGGAAGATACCGGGAAGATCGGACTTGCTAAATTCACACTTCGATCAAAAGAACACCTTGCTGCCGTTCGCGTTTACAAGAATGGCTTAGTTCTTGAAACCATCTTTTATCCAGATGAAGTTAGAAATGTTGATCATGTTCCCGGTTTAACTGATGAAGTTTCACTCAATGAAAAAGAGGTTGAGATGGCCAAACAGCTTATCGAACATTTAACAGCTCCGTTTGAGCCTGAAAAGTATGCAGACGAATATCGTGAAGCGGTTCTCGAATTGATCAACAGCAAAATTTCTGGTGATGAAGTAAAGGTTGCAAAAGAAAAGCCAAAAACAAATGTTGTGGATCTAATGGAAGCACTTCAAGCTTCCATCAATGAGAGTAAAGGAAAAGAATCGTCTGACAATGGTAAGAAGACGAAAGAAACAGCTTCTAAAAAAAGCAAAGATTCTACAGAACCTAAACCGAAGAAGAAAAAATCAACTGCAAAGAAAAAAGCTAGTTCATGA
- a CDS encoding histidine kinase N-terminal domain-containing protein, with product MDSSTNIQTNTELAQFLKMQKTSIVEKWLENVLLPQNDPFFEEVKKNGHQTIIELINYLETGSLERLKALTSKIAKERIEAKANVGDFVHNINVGRSIVYELLMCSLLNDQLKGDGVLKMQRYFDQLVFLSVKEYTALKDSIIDRKNQFIQEMHHDRLTMLGQIAASFAHEFRNPLTSVKGFIYLLQKELDKTDQSEYYFEIIQNEMQSLEEKITQFLYLSKMRGLQDKLEKVSLSTLLKEMLNFMYPRFTEANIVTISQIENDVYTEGDSSQIKQVLLNILVNAVEELSGWNGERKIKVSIRKNEDNMAELSICNNGNPIPDYLLENVFEPFVTTKSLGTGLGLSVCKQIVEKHSGTIEVCSTRDDTCFTIKFPII from the coding sequence TTGGATAGCAGTACAAACATACAAACGAATACAGAACTTGCTCAATTCTTGAAGATGCAAAAGACAAGCATAGTTGAAAAATGGCTGGAAAACGTACTGTTGCCTCAAAATGACCCTTTCTTTGAAGAAGTGAAAAAGAACGGTCATCAAACAATCATAGAATTAATTAATTACTTAGAGACAGGGTCATTGGAAAGGCTAAAAGCATTAACAAGCAAAATTGCCAAGGAACGGATCGAAGCCAAAGCAAACGTAGGGGATTTTGTTCACAACATCAACGTTGGCAGGAGCATTGTTTATGAACTTTTAATGTGTTCACTTTTAAATGACCAATTAAAAGGTGACGGAGTATTAAAGATGCAGCGGTATTTTGATCAGCTCGTCTTTTTGAGTGTAAAAGAATATACAGCACTTAAGGATTCGATCATTGACCGGAAAAACCAGTTCATCCAAGAGATGCATCACGATCGGCTAACTATGCTTGGGCAGATTGCAGCTAGTTTTGCTCATGAATTCAGAAATCCTCTTACCTCTGTTAAGGGCTTTATCTACCTTTTACAAAAAGAATTAGATAAAACAGACCAATCAGAATATTACTTTGAAATTATTCAAAATGAGATGCAAAGCCTTGAAGAAAAGATTACGCAGTTTCTCTATTTATCAAAAATGAGAGGCTTACAAGATAAACTTGAGAAAGTCTCGTTATCAACACTTTTGAAGGAAATGCTCAACTTTATGTATCCTCGTTTTACCGAAGCGAATATCGTGACCATTTCTCAGATCGAGAATGACGTGTACACCGAGGGAGACAGTTCACAGATCAAACAAGTGCTATTAAACATTTTAGTGAATGCCGTCGAAGAATTAAGCGGATGGAATGGTGAGAGAAAGATTAAAGTTTCAATAAGGAAAAATGAAGACAACATGGCAGAATTATCAATCTGCAATAATGGTAATCCGATTCCTGATTATTTACTTGAAAACGTGTTTGAACCTTTTGTTACGACAAAGTCACTTGGAACAGGACTTGGACTTTCGGTTTGCAAACAGATCGTTGAAAAACATAGCGGAACGATTGAAGTATGTTCAACGAGAGACGATACTTGCTTCACGATAAAATTCCCAATCATTTAA
- a CDS encoding DUF3941 domain-containing protein — protein MTHRNTKDNNKRPEDNQAMNQMKNEAELESKQKGKQPFSKKPDHL, from the coding sequence ATGACACATCGTAATACGAAAGACAATAATAAACGACCAGAAGATAACCAGGCAATGAATCAAATGAAAAATGAAGCTGAGCTTGAAAGCAAACAAAAAGGAAAGCAACCTTTTTCAAAAAAACCTGATCATCTGTAA
- a CDS encoding DegV family protein, with protein sequence MTTIITDTGSDLPKQLLDEYEIIMLPLIVQVNDEEYLDRSNIEPKQLYTYMKEGAVPKTAQVPPSMIKETLTSFARNGQPAIYITLSSGISGTYQTAMLMKNEVLEEYPNAQIEVFDSQSASLGYGLMVYEAAKEAKEGKSFEEILHTLQHYQNHLEHIFTVDDLEYLLRGGRVSKTAAVMGTLLKIKPVLHMEDGKLFPLEKLRGKKKVLGRMVEIMKERASTLDDITIGISHADDIETAKALKDLIIEETGNKNILVTMIGCAIGAHAGPGTIALFFLNTPKKVS encoded by the coding sequence ATGACTACAATAATAACCGATACAGGATCTGATCTACCTAAACAACTATTGGATGAATACGAGATTATCATGTTGCCTCTAATCGTTCAGGTAAATGATGAAGAGTACTTAGATCGATCTAACATCGAACCAAAACAGCTATATACATATATGAAGGAAGGAGCCGTTCCTAAAACAGCACAAGTCCCACCATCAATGATTAAAGAAACATTAACTTCATTTGCTAGGAATGGGCAGCCTGCCATCTATATTACTTTGTCCTCAGGCATAAGTGGTACCTATCAGACAGCTATGCTTATGAAAAATGAAGTACTTGAAGAATATCCAAACGCTCAAATAGAAGTCTTTGACAGTCAATCTGCATCATTAGGATATGGATTAATGGTTTATGAAGCAGCGAAAGAAGCGAAAGAAGGAAAATCTTTTGAAGAGATTCTTCATACGCTTCAACACTATCAGAACCACCTTGAACATATTTTTACCGTTGATGACCTTGAATATTTATTGCGCGGTGGCAGAGTGAGCAAAACGGCAGCAGTTATGGGGACACTTTTAAAAATCAAACCTGTTCTTCATATGGAAGACGGAAAACTGTTTCCACTTGAAAAACTGCGTGGAAAGAAAAAAGTCCTTGGGCGCATGGTAGAAATCATGAAAGAAAGAGCTTCTACGCTTGATGACATTACTATCGGCATCAGTCATGCAGATGATATTGAAACGGCGAAAGCTCTAAAAGATTTAATAATAGAAGAAACAGGAAATAAAAACATTTTAGTTACGATGATCGGCTGTGCGATAGGTGCACACGCTGGCCCCGGAACAATTGCTTTATTCTTCTTAAATACACCTAAAAAAGTATCTTAA
- a CDS encoding YitT family protein: MTERFRLNDLGITEIKKIFFIIVGALLNAVSLNMFLIPAKVYASGFTGVSQLISSLLVNTAFPISTGILYLLFNIPVTILGWLKVGKSFTVYSFLSVIMITAFLEIIPITVVSSDILLNAVFGGVIAALGVGITLKYGASTGGLDIIAMILSRMKNKPIGGYFFILNGLIILAAGFLFGWEKALYTLVALYVSSRVIDAVHTRHEKLTAMIVTKKGDEIQQAIHGKMVRGITIVPAKGAFSKQDKEMLIIVITRYELYDLEQVLKEVDPNAFTNIVHTTGIYGFFRND, translated from the coding sequence ATGACAGAACGTTTTCGCTTAAACGATCTAGGTATAACTGAAATTAAAAAAATCTTTTTTATCATTGTAGGAGCCCTGCTTAATGCCGTCTCACTTAACATGTTCTTAATACCGGCAAAGGTTTATGCGAGTGGATTTACTGGTGTTTCCCAGTTGATTTCATCACTGCTAGTTAATACGGCTTTTCCGATCAGCACTGGTATTTTGTACTTATTATTTAATATTCCTGTTACGATTTTAGGCTGGCTGAAAGTAGGAAAGTCATTTACGGTATATAGCTTTTTGAGTGTCATTATGATCACTGCATTTCTAGAAATCATACCAATTACAGTGGTTTCTTCAGATATCTTATTGAATGCGGTATTCGGTGGAGTTATAGCTGCATTAGGTGTTGGGATTACGTTGAAGTATGGAGCTTCAACTGGAGGACTCGATATCATTGCAATGATCTTATCAAGAATGAAGAATAAACCGATCGGTGGTTATTTCTTTATTCTCAATGGTTTAATCATACTCGCAGCAGGTTTCCTTTTTGGCTGGGAGAAGGCGTTATATACGCTTGTAGCTCTCTATGTATCATCACGTGTTATTGACGCGGTACATACGCGTCACGAAAAGTTAACAGCGATGATCGTTACCAAGAAGGGTGATGAGATCCAACAAGCCATCCACGGTAAGATGGTTCGCGGAATTACAATCGTACCAGCAAAAGGAGCATTCTCTAAACAAGATAAAGAGATGCTTATCATTGTAATCACACGCTATGAACTTTATGATCTAGAGCAAGTGCTTAAAGAGGTAGATCCGAATGCCTTCACAAATATCGTACACACAACAGGCATCTACGGCTTCTTCAGAAACGACTAA